Proteins co-encoded in one Melitaea cinxia chromosome 13, ilMelCinx1.1, whole genome shotgun sequence genomic window:
- the LOC123658811 gene encoding mortality factor 4-like protein 1 yields the protein MAPKLKFAEGEKVLCFHGPLIYEAKCLKSSVTKDKHVRYLIHYAGWNKNWDEWVPESRVLKYNEANVQRQKEVQRAHSAQPAKTKKTPAKGRKSEAATSSTPAREESRASTPAGKDTDTTPAPAKATKTQSKDTPADSGSDQPKKKRGRLDLSIESEEQYLAKVEVKIKIPEELKVWLVDDWDVITRQQKLAILPAKLTVSQIVDNYLASKKSSKLHNQAKESVLVDITEGIKEYFNATLGSQLLYKFERPQYSEILQEYPDTPMSQIYGSIHLLRLFAKLGPMLAYTALDEKSLQHVLTHIQDFLKYMVTNRSTLFNLQDYGNATPEYHRKVQ from the exons ATGGCTCCAAAGCTAAAGTTCGCTgaag GTGAAAAAGTGTTGTGCTTCCATGGTCCCCTCATTTACGAGGCAAAATGTCTGAAGAGTTCTGTAACTAAAGACAAGCATGTCAGGTATTTGATACATTACGCTGGTtggaataaaaa TTGGGATGAATGGGTACCCGAAAGCAGAGTGCTAAAATACAATGAAGCTAATGTCCAGCGACAGAAAGAGGTCCAGAGAGCTCACTCAGCACAGCCAGCtaagacaaaaaaaa CACCAGCTAAAGGCCGTAAATCTGAAGCAGCCACCAGCTCTACTCCAGCCAGAGAAGAGTCTCGAGCCTCCACGCCTGCAG GTAAAGACACAGATACAACACCCGCTCCAGCTAAAGCTACGAAGACTCAAAGTAAAGACACTCCTGCCGACTCAGGATCTGATCAGCCTAA GAAGAAAAGAGGTCGCCTTGACTTGTCGATCGAGTCAGAAGAACAATACCTAGCAAAAgttgaagtaaaaattaaaataccagAAGAGTTAAAAGTTTGGCTCGTTGACGACTGGGACGTCATTACCAGACAACAAAAATTAGCAATATTACCTGCTAAATTGACAGTCTCACAAATCGTGGATAATTATTTAGCATCTAAAAAGTCGAGTAAACTACACAATCAGGCCAAGGAATCAGTTTtagtcgatataactgaaggaATAAAGGAATACTTCAATGCTACGCTGGGATCTCAACTGTTGTACAAATTCGAAAGGCCACAGTACAGCGAGATATTGCAGGAATATCCAGACACACCCATGTCTCAAATATATGGATCTATACATTTACTAAGACTGTTCGCTAAGTTGGGTCCAATGTTAGCTTATACGGCATTGGATGAAAAATCCCTACAGCATGTATTGACTCATATACAAGATTTTTTGAAATACATGGTTACGAATAGATCGACATTGTTCAACTTGCAAGACTATGGGAACGCTACTCCTGAATATCACAGGAAAGTTCaataa